The window GAGAATTTAGATTTTCATGTTGGTTTTGGGTTTCATTTGAATTTATTGTTGATGAATTGTTTTTAGTATCATTTTTATGATTTTCTGTCTCATTATTAGTTTTAGTTTTATCTAAATCTTTTTGTGTTTCATTTGGTTGTGATTTATTTAAATTATCATCATTTGTTGTGTTAGGTTGATGATTATTTTCGTCACTATCTTTACTTTGTAAATGATTATTAGGTTTATCTGTTTTTATAATTGTTAAATTTGATGAGTGTTTACGATAATATTTTTCATCAGAACCAACATAATTTACATTCACTTCAGTTTCATTATTAGTTAATGAATAATTTTTATCAAAAGCTCAATTAGAATCTAATTTAATATCATTAGTTGAATTTTTTAACTGATCTACATATAAAATTGTTTTATTATCTTGTTTTATACTATTTTTAATTTCAGGTACTAAACCAACTTTTGTAGTTAAAAAGATACTATTTTCACCAGTATAATCACCTATCCCAGTTATATTAATTTTATTATAACCAACATTTGCATCATCACGATAAAATCCACTATCTTGATCTAAAACTTCATTATATGTTAGTGTATAATCAACATTTTCTTGCAAAATTTTGTTATTTAATACAACTTTAGGTTTAATTTTTACTTTATCTCCATAACGATAAAAATTTTCATCTAAACTAAGAGAAGCATATTTTAAATCTTTTACTTCTAAATTATTGTTTATAAAATTATCAGAAGTAAAAACTTTAATTCTAGCCACTGCTCCATTTAAAGATTTTTGACTATTTATTCATAAATTATTATTTTCGATATATGAAAAATCATTTCCGTAGTTTTCTTCATTTGCAAACTTAATTTTGGCATCATTTTTTTGATTTGAAACTTCAGCAACAACAGCAAATCATTCATTAGCTTCTAAATCAATTTCTTTACTTAGGTCAATAGTTCTTAAACCAGAATGTAGAAAATGTTTATTTTCTTCTCAAACTGGATTTTGCAGTTCTAAACTACGTGGATTTATATTTTTAGAGTTTTTAATTTTATAAATTTTAATATTTACATCAACATCTTCACCATCAAAACCTAAATTAATAGCTTTAATTTTTTCTAAATTATTATAAGAACTTTTTTTAGATTGAAAAACAACTGCAGCTTTTGTTTGATTATGACCTATAACATCTTCATTAATTGCATCATAATAGTAGTTATTATTATAATTTGATGCATTAGTAAATTCTAAAGTTAATAAGTCCCAAATATTTGATTCATATGAAAGATAAAAATAACCATTATCAAATACATTATTTCCTCAACTATTTTTAACAATTCAAGCACCATTTTTCGTTGTTTTGTTTCCAAAATAATTTGCAGGTATAGAATCATCTCAACCTATTATTGCTCCAGCATGAGCATATTTAGTAATATTTGCATCAACATCTTCTGTATTATAATAAACTTTATTTTCTCTTACTGCATAAAAAGAAAAAGATACTGCACCATGATTTATAACAGCATTTTTAACATCTTCAATTTCATTAACTTTATTGTCTATATAAATGTAATCTTTTAATTTGAAATTAGTATTATTTTCAGGAATCTTTCAATCTTTTGGATTTTCATTTCTTAACTTATTTCATTGCAATAATGAATAAGCAGCTTGATATCCATATGCACCACTTGCAACTCAATCAGTTGTATGATATGTATCAAAAGTAGTATTGTTTAATTTATCTTCACCTTTATTACGATTTAAAGTTTTATATGCAATATTTTTTTCTGATAAATCTAATGTATCTTTATTTATATACAACTGATTTTTTAAAATATTAGCTTCAGCTACTGAAATTACTGAATAAGCTCAACATATTCCATCACTACCTTGGTCTTTAACTGATGTAATTATATAGTTTTCTCTTTGATCGAATTTTTCTGGTAGTTTTTTTACTAATTGATTAGTTGTTTGAGAAACATTTACAACACTTGTTGCAGGAATTAGTAAAGTTGATATTGATAAAATTTGTTTTAACATTTTAGTCCTTACAAATTTAAATTATATCAATGATTTTAAGATTTCAATAATTATTAAAGTTAGTTTTTGAGTTTTAAATTAAATATAAGATCAATACATTTGTATCACTTTATTCTATTTTAAAAATATG is drawn from Mycoplasma miroungirhinis and contains these coding sequences:
- a CDS encoding C1 family peptidase; the encoded protein is MLKQILSISTLLIPATSVVNVSQTTNQLVKKLPEKFDQRENYIITSVKDQGSDGICWAYSVISVAEANILKNQLYINKDTLDLSEKNIAYKTLNRNKGEDKLNNTTFDTYHTTDWVASGAYGYQAAYSLLQWNKLRNENPKDWKIPENNTNFKLKDYIYIDNKVNEIEDVKNAVINHGAVSFSFYAVRENKVYYNTEDVDANITKYAHAGAIIGWDDSIPANYFGNKTTKNGAWIVKNSWGNNVFDNGYFYLSYESNIWDLLTLEFTNASNYNNNYYYDAINEDVIGHNQTKAAVVFQSKKSSYNNLEKIKAINLGFDGEDVDVNIKIYKIKNSKNINPRSLELQNPVWEENKHFLHSGLRTIDLSKEIDLEANEWFAVVAEVSNQKNDAKIKFANEENYGNDFSYIENNNLWINSQKSLNGAVARIKVFTSDNFINNNLEVKDLKYASLSLDENFYRYGDKVKIKPKVVLNNKILQENVDYTLTYNEVLDQDSGFYRDDANVGYNKINITGIGDYTGENSIFLTTKVGLVPEIKNSIKQDNKTILYVDQLKNSTNDIKLDSNWAFDKNYSLTNNETEVNVNYVGSDEKYYRKHSSNLTIIKTDKPNNHLQSKDSDENNHQPNTTNDDNLNKSQPNETQKDLDKTKTNNETENHKNDTKNNSSTINSNETQNQHENLNSQNSKKDISSDFNTKNTQKNNQNTQNINKQEEDKKISNPNVLNKTDTQNSTKKIEKSNNENQQNPSKINPKLNTNNNQNSEEKSKKSEQLNNNNKDNLTNNKNENHSFNKNYLWFILIPVIGLISLITIFAIKKKK